The following proteins are encoded in a genomic region of Syntrophales bacterium:
- a CDS encoding Na(+)/H(+) antiporter subunit D: MINTVPPAAIFIIGALLIPLLRGRLKSIYLLLLPIVGFINLINIPEGTHWVIKFLDYDLVFGKVDRLSLLFGYIYHLISFIAILYALHVKDDIQHVAGFVYAGSSLGVVFAGDLFSLYLFWEIMTFSAVVLVWSNRTKASLAAGFRYLLVHVAGGLCLLAGIVLYVINTGSIEFGYIGLKDLATYLIFIGFGVNCAWPCLHPWLPDAYPESTITGAVFMWTFTTKTAVYVLARSFPGTEALIWIGAIMTAFPIFYAVIENNLRRVLSYSLINQVGFMVCGIGIGTALSINGTLSHVFCHILYKGLLVMSMGAVMYRTGKINCTDLGGLYKSMPLTCIFCIVGAASISGFPLFSGFISKSMVMEATALGGMNIIWFLLLFASAGVFHHAGIKIPYFAFFSHDSGIRTKEAPLNMLLAMGIAAFLCVFIGVFPGPLYSLLPYPVDFEPYTPFHVVGMSQLLFFSALAFTLLILSGIYPAEMRAINLDADWFYRKAGVAFYRFCNVPLNSFRLGAQNFLTRVVDSTAKLSGGVYDPVIHRRPMGLGIFLSLSLIFLFALIYMISIYGRF; the protein is encoded by the coding sequence ATGATTAATACGGTTCCTCCAGCAGCAATATTCATCATTGGGGCATTGCTCATCCCGCTTTTAAGGGGAAGGCTGAAAAGTATATATCTGTTGCTGTTACCCATTGTTGGCTTCATAAACCTGATCAATATACCTGAGGGTACGCACTGGGTTATCAAGTTTCTCGATTATGATCTTGTCTTTGGCAAGGTTGACAGGCTCAGTCTCCTTTTTGGATACATCTACCACCTGATATCCTTTATAGCAATCCTTTACGCCCTTCATGTAAAAGATGATATCCAACATGTGGCGGGCTTCGTTTACGCTGGAAGCTCTCTAGGAGTTGTCTTTGCAGGTGATCTTTTTTCTCTTTATCTCTTTTGGGAAATAATGACCTTTAGCGCCGTAGTTTTGGTCTGGTCAAACAGAACAAAGGCATCACTTGCTGCAGGTTTCAGATATCTTCTGGTTCATGTCGCCGGAGGCCTTTGCCTTCTCGCAGGAATCGTCCTTTATGTGATTAATACCGGGTCTATTGAATTCGGGTATATAGGATTAAAGGACTTGGCGACTTATCTTATTTTTATTGGATTTGGCGTAAATTGTGCGTGGCCTTGTCTCCATCCATGGCTTCCTGATGCCTATCCGGAGTCAACAATCACAGGTGCCGTATTCATGTGGACCTTTACGACAAAGACTGCAGTCTATGTCCTCGCAAGGTCCTTTCCGGGAACTGAAGCCCTGATATGGATTGGTGCTATCATGACAGCATTCCCCATCTTTTATGCTGTTATCGAGAATAATCTCAGAAGGGTCCTTTCCTATAGTCTGATTAACCAGGTCGGGTTCATGGTCTGTGGCATCGGGATAGGTACAGCTCTCTCCATAAATGGCACACTGTCCCATGTCTTCTGCCACATCCTTTACAAAGGCCTCCTTGTTATGTCCATGGGCGCTGTTATGTATCGGACAGGTAAGATCAATTGCACAGATCTGGGAGGGCTTTACAAAAGCATGCCTCTAACATGTATCTTCTGTATTGTAGGTGCAGCATCCATTTCTGGATTTCCACTTTTCAGCGGCTTTATAAGTAAGTCAATGGTCATGGAAGCAACCGCACTCGGAGGTATGAATATCATATGGTTTCTTTTACTATTTGCCTCAGCAGGTGTCTTCCACCATGCAGGCATTAAAATCCCTTATTTCGCGTTCTTTTCCCATGACTCTGGAATTCGGACAAAAGAAGCCCCTCTCAACATGCTTCTTGCCATGGGAATAGCTGCGTTTTTGTGCGTTTTCATCGGTGTGTTTCCCGGACCTTTATACAGTCTTCTCCCCTATCCTGTGGACTTTGAACCATATACACCATTTCATGTGGTGGGCATGAGCCAATTACTTTTCTTCTCCGCTTTAGCCTTCACACTTCTCATACTCTCCGGCATCTATCCAGCAGAAATGAGGGCCATCAATCTTGATGCTGACTGGTTCTACAGAAAGGCGGGGGTTGCTTTTTATCGGTTCTGTAATGTACCCCTGAATAGCTTCAGGCTTGGCGCACAGAATTTCTTAACCAGAGTGGTAGATTCTACTGCAAAATTGAGCGGAGGGGTTTATGACCCGGTCATACACAGAAGACCTATGGGCCTGGGGATTTTCCTCTCCCTTAGCTTAATATTTCTCTTTGCCCTGATTTATATGATCTCCATTTATGGGAGATTCTAA